From the genome of Rhododendron vialii isolate Sample 1 chromosome 10a, ASM3025357v1:
AAGATGCGGATGATTATGAGGATTGGGAAAGGAAGAATGCGTTGGCTTTAGTTGTCATTCAACAATCATATGGGAAACAGGTATATTATAACTTCAGGAATTCTATAACTGCCAAAGACGCATGGGATTCATGGGAACCCATGACTCAACAGCAGGGGGAACCATCACAATTCACACGACCAGACGACAATGAAGGGACGCTAGAAGCCAATGGTAATTTCTGTTTTTCTAGGTATTTTGAATTGTTGGATAATGTGATGCAACTCTTACAAGGGGATTTTGTAGAATAACAGGTAATATGTAGTCCAGACTTCAGGTGAGTACTTTCAAGCATTTTATTCCTAAAGAGTTTCCCTTTTCTTCAGAACAAGTTATTCAGTAGGTATATCACATGAAgttactttctttttaaaaagtttttctcttgGAATGGCTGCTCTGGTACTCAATATTGCCTCCGTGCCAGTCTGGAGAAATATTTTATTAAGGACGTCGCAAACTTAAATTGGTAATTGTACATTGGAACTGAATATCTGCGATGGAGGTCTTAGTTGATTTTTGGCAGATAAGGATGGATTTTAGAGATTTTGGAAGCCTTAGCAAATCATTTCTGAATTTTACTTAACTTGGTTGCATACTTCTTTGATGAAATATTGCAACCAAAATTACATGGGGAATATCCGGCATCAAATTTCCTTGTCACTCTTTGTCTCGGTGAAATTTGTGCCTTAGACTCGCAATGGATTAGAAACTGCATGGACCTCTTCTAAGAAATTTCAGCGTATCCATAAGAATAATTGAGGTGAAAGCCCCACAATAATAGTATGGTCAGTTTATTCGTGACGCCATGACAACTGTTAAAATCACAATATACTGTTAAAAGGATTGATCTTCTTCATGGGAGATCCTCTTAATAACATACAACTGTGAAACGAAATCCCACATCGCTTAGGTAgcaaagtaatatgaagaatataagcgtgagggcactCCCACTTCATGAACTAGCTTTTaaggttgagttctacccaagaccgtgtagCAACAGCATCGACCATCATGAGGTTACTACGTTCCATTTCATGCCTCGTATATTTTCTATGGTGAAAAAACTGCAATGTATCACCCATCTTTTTGTCATGATTGCCTTTTTTTATGCTTATTATTGGATCCTTTTCTGGAAATACTTGTTAAGTCTACATTGTAGGGAAATAAATCCTGTGACATTTTCTCTGGTAATATAAACCTGCGAAAATTCTTGTGATATATTGATTTTGTATACTTCGATTTTCAAAATTCTCCATATTGTCTTATACTTTTATAGGTAGGTTATACCTCTGGTCTTCTTGTGCATGGTAATCTATTCGTATGTGCATCTATGTTTTATCTACCTACTCCAATGACAATCATTCACTCAAAGCAAAGAAATTTGCAGAGGATACCGATTTCCTTTGCGACGCGGCAATTTATAAAGCAGTTGAAAGTGGCAACAGGAAAACCACAATTCATTTACTTAAACAGAAACCCAACGCTGTTGGCCAGAAAATTTCGGCCAATGGGGATACTGCTCTTCATGTTGCGATTCTGGCTGGACATATACAGATTGCTGAGGAATTGGTGAAGTCAATGTCAGCAGAGGAATTGGAAATGACAAATAAATACGGGGATACAGCCCTCTCTCTTGCTGCCATCAGCGGAGTCACAAAATTAGCCAAGTTAATAGTGCCCAAGAATCCCAAGTTGGTTACCAGAAGAACTGATCAAAGTGCTGACGGTCATGTCCCCATTATTGTGGCTTCTCTATATGGCCACAAAGAAATGGTACATTACCTCTACAGAGAAACTCACAATATTGGTGAGCTCAGTAGCGAGGATGGTGCTACGCTGCTGAATTGCCTCATCACTGCTGATATGTATGGTAAGTTTATGCACGTCAGTTGTTGCCTAAAGTCATGCCCTCTCATGATGTTTAGGTTGTTAGTCCTAAGGCCTTGCTTTTTCTTACCACAGACGTGGCTTCACATCTACTGGAACAGAACCCACAATTGGGTCTCACAAAAGATCATTATGGAAATTACACCCTCAGAATATTGGCTAAAAAACCATCTGCATTCCCAAGTGGCTGTAAACTTGTGTACTGGAAAAGATGGATCTACTCAAGTGAGTACATCTGTTCAATGCTTTGTTGGCTAACAAGTAAGATAAGTTATAGGTCAAAATTATTTGACAAGGGTTATTATCAAAACCTGTTACCTATTATATGGATTTTAAGGAGATTTATTTCACACATTCAAATTTATTTGATAAGCCTTGTATATTGCAGCACGCTATTTTCCatttatacattttttcaaCAGATTCATGTCGTCAAGCCCGATTGTTTGGGACTTAAagtttggtttggattgatttggtttacCGGGAGTGCTGACCAAAATTTATTACAACGGCAGGTATCAGTGTAAATTCGTTACAAAGGGTTCTTAAACATGGGGGTGGGCCCTTTCATGGACCAACTGATGAAGAGAATCCAACAAGACCCAGGCACGAGCTGAATGCTAGAGGAAATATAATTGACAAAGGCATGTTGATTTTCTCCCCTGCTCTGTGCGTGCGTGCATGCATGTTTTTGTATCTGGTTCCATTTGTACACGTGAAAATGCATGTGTCATTCAAGGTGATGCAGGCTAGGTGATGCTCAAGAAAAATAGATTTAAAACATACCATATTTGGAATTTGAGTTGATTTCAAGGCCGCCTGATAGGAACCGCATATATTCATGATTCTTGTCTTAGTGATATTTCATGTTTTTTAAAGTTAGATACTAAATTTGTTATGTTAAATCTTTTCAATTAATATTACATTACACAATAGTTTTGCAAAATCAATACATTACACAATAGTTTCGCAAAATGCCGTACGTGGCATTTCCATGTTTTAAAGACCTCTCTTCTCTCCCAACAGGATCTATAATAAGGATCCTATCTTATGGCTCAAGTTGTGTTTCCACAGGCCAAGAAAACTAGCCTTTCCAAGATAACTTTTGGTTAGTTAATTacaagatcaaaaaaaataccatgTGAAAGAAAACTAACTCATTTCTATAAAGAAGCACCATCCTTTCATATGGGAatttcatatttcaaaaatcctatttttctctccttgACATCCAACCCATCATAAGGAAAATTTCCATTttagaattctctctctctctctctctctctctctctctctctctctctctctctctctctctctttctctctctctctctctctctcatttttggaTTACAAAGCACACATATATTTTGATGGTTTGGTAATTCATAAAGAAAGAATATCTTAGTGATGCTTAAAATTACATACTTTTTGTTGTGCACGAACCACTGGTGTTTTATTATGGTCCGGTATTCCATTTTTGGGATGTTCCAGAAaaattgtccattttgaaatgctttccaaaatatttgggagAAGGTGGTTGACCAAATCCATTCATTTATTGGTTTAGTTGATTGTTGGATGATAATTGATTTTCGTTCAATCGTTTTTACCCCTCTTATAATGCTGAAAGCATGAATTGACCAATTAGATGTTAGTagctttgttttctttctttcttttttttagtttcacTTATTGAACTTGCACAATTCTATGTAATTTTGATGAGGTGGGATTGAATTAGCCGGAATACTCGATGATGACAGCAATGCGGGTAGTGATCATGTATGGTTGAttaaggttttgaatgaatttcGTCAAATAAGTGCCTTCAGGCATGGACAAAGCGCTAGTATACTATAAGCTATGGGtatttcaattattttggaCTTGCCATGGGTTGTCTTACTCTTATGTCCTCTGATTTTTGTTTCGACAGGTTTTAGAAGTCAAAAAGTCTTGATTTGCCCATAGCAAATCGAAATCCTTCTAGGAGTAGGATTTCTTTCATGCTTATATGAAGCTATGCAAGGCTTCTAATTTAGTAGAGTAGGGTTATGGGAGAATTTGCAAAGCTGTGAACCTTTCTTTTGTTGATTATGTGATGCAGTCAATTCCTGattggtagtttggtttctAGCCCACAAAACCAACTAATCTGAGAAcgttttcggaaaaaaaaaaaaaaactaatctgAAAACCATTCTCACCATCCACTGGTGATTAATGTTGCACAACATCCGCTATAGATTGACCCAACACAAAAACTGATAGGACACATGTGGGAGTTGAACCCCAAACCAAAAGCTTCTTGAGACCTGATCATCAGATGTGTTTTGTCGTATGGAATTGCCAATCAATTAAGACTACGAATTTAAGACTACGAATTTGGTCCTTACAGCAGGGAAACGCTCGTAGAAGAACGGGTGCAAATCATGGAGAATCCCCATCGAACGCTCCATTCCTAAGTGAGCCATGTCCTAATGGTAGCACAACAAGCCCAAAAACATTGGGGCAAGGCGAATAAAAGCACTTTTTGCTAAAAGGACAGCAAGGGGAAAGACAAATTGAGTTGGACTATGAGAGGGATCAAGCAGCACGAAATAGGAGAGATGAATAAATCAGGAAGCCAGCCAAGTATAAATTACCTCCATACAAGGGCCCAGTTGCTCCTCGCGAGGCTAGTAGATCCTCGCGACTGAGGTCGAATCTCCTTGAAGAAATGTCTTGACTAGCAAATCCACAAAGTCTTATTAGGAACGAAACACTTCTCTACCCTATCATCATTGGACTTGAAACGGGGACCTAGCTTACCCGCTTAAGTATAAGCCTCCTGAAGCCTTTGAACATCTACTTCCTCAGACTCGGACAGATTTGAAGGATCAAACGAACTGGTCCCCTGCAAAGACAAACAAAGCAGAATTGACACATATTTCAGAGTAGGTCCAAATTCTCCCCAATCAAGCATGAAGGTATGAGTCTCTCTACTGCACCGAGATAAGGCAAAACTGGGATTTGGGACTTCTCGGTTGAGGATCAAATCTTTGGAAATAGTGACGAAGTTGATCATGCAATTCTTATCCAAAACCTTGTGGAAAGTCTTTGTTTGCATAACCTCATCCACCTAGTTTTCCCAACCTGCGGGAGCGTGACAACAAGAGCCATATTGGATAGAAGAAAACAGAATTTTTCCCCTCTCAATACAAGAGGAGGGATGGATGAAGGGGTCATCAGGTCTACCTCCTCAAAAGTTGCCTCTTAGGAGAAATGAAGCAGTTGTGCCGGGCCCATGGGCATGAACCCCTCAACCCTTTCCCAAAGGGGTGCCGCCCCTTTTAGATAAAGGGCCCGTCGCCACTTATCTGGAGGAGAAAGCTCACTCCGGTCTAGGGGAGTACGGTTGGCCATGGAAATTATAGGGAATACCTCTTGAAGTTTTGAAGGAGTGAGaagagtgagaggagagaagaaagagaaacttCTGTCTGGGAAAGAAGGTAAAATGAACGATAGAGAAAGAGAAGTGTTGCTCTAAAAATGGAAAAGTGGAGCCCTTTTGCCTCCTCTTCTCAATATTTGTACAAGGAGAGGGGGTTGGTTGAACAAAAACCAAACGGTGTCACTGACAGGCTCGATttgaaagagagggagagagtgaacAAAAAAATGTGTGTTGCGATTTGAAATGCCGCTGACATCATGCACATGGGCAGGGCACAATTGTGGGGAACGTCAGCGATTAAAAGATTTGACTAGGTCAGAAAGTTTGACCAACCAACCCAAACGTGACAAGTGGCATCATCAACCGCGCGACAAGTGACATGGTTAAGGACGTGAACATGGCACAGTTGCAAAAGAAGTAGGACCCGCGCCAGATAGCCAAACATGTGGCATTCGCGAGAGGGGTGGCCCCAAGTGAGCCCCCGAGGGACCCAAGTAGGGCGCGAGCCCGACATACTAGAAACTAAACCTCTGGGCACTCCAAATAGGAGAATCAGCCCTAAAGGGAAAGAGAACAATGGCAAGGCGCTAAGGAAAATGAGATGAACACGAGTAGCCAATAGGCTCCTATATGATGCCCAAATGTTCATGTATGCTTCGCTTCGGTCATGAGGCAAGTTTTAAGGGGCCCTTTGATGCTTGGTTGTGGTAGTGGAAGAGCAAGTCATCATCTTGCCCAAATGGGAAATGAGGGAGATCTAGAAGTTCGGTGGCTTCAAAAGAAGAAGGGTTCTCCACGAAAGGGGGAAGAGTATGGCACTTGAGACTCGAGACCCACGTGAGGAGCTACCCCACCCCTGCGGTCAAGAGGTACATAAGAGGACACATGTCGATGCTTTATAGATCCACCTGGAGCCTTAGTACTGGCCTCTGATGTCTATAAATATGAGACATTCCTCTCAGATTGTTCAGAAATGATAAGAGACCCAGAGAAAAAAAGTTGGTGAGCACTGATTCTTAGGAGAATATCCTTTCTACAATGTCTCTATTGTCTTTCTCCTAGGGATTTTAAGTAGACCCCACCCATGCAGAGTGACTGCCTTAGTCCATTCTGTATACTCCTGCCTTCTTCTTCACCCCCTAGATCACTCCATCTCCCATTCTTCTAATTGTCATTCTTACCTCTCCAGCACTTATATTGTCCGGAATACTAGGGCTTATATTTAAACCATACCTACCCTATATCATAATTAATTCTTCTTAAAGCTCAAGCTATtaatatttacccaaaaaagctGTTAATTAATGGGCTCAACATTGTATGTTATTGAATCCAACACCAACAAATATTCTATGCTCAACAAAACACTAAAATATATCAAGTAACAATGTAAACAGACCAACAAAGCGTAGATTAGGCGGATTAAATGGGTgtttttcagcacctatcaatAGTCCCTCGAGAAATTGAAATTCtaagggggttttttttatcgTCATGGCCCTTCATTTCATCTACCAATAGGTCCAGTAACACACATGGAGCTTTCTTTGCGTGAAATATTTTTCTCTATTCTTTTATGTGACTCACTAATCCTAGCAATTGATTTGTGGGTTTGCTTCTGTCTTACTACTTAGCTCCTCCGTCAACACAAGGAAGGCATTTATAGGTTTATTTCTTAgatttgtaatttttctttcGGGTGTAAACTATGATATTGTCAAATTGACTCTATTTATCTACATTTCTACTTGCCTGTAGCATTTGAAAacccaagccaaaaaaattCGTTGCTTGGACATCAAATACACTTCTCTTACTTAATATATACTGGAAAGAGGTAACCATTTGTCCTCGACTACTCAACAGTTACAAAGCAAATGCTAGTTCAAAACAATCATTTTCGTTATCAATTGCATTGATGCATACGATCAGGTGTACAACTATGAGACCCACAGTAATATAGGACCTGTGAGTGAATGGATATACTGAATGCTTAAGAAAAATGGGTTGAAGAATCTTGTGTTGGTAGTTCTCCtgatttttgattttggagGATTTGTTTGGTGGAGAGTCAAAGGGTATATTCATCTTTTGGTCTCTGTGTTGGTTTACTTTTCTGTTTCTTAGGTTTCTAACAACTGTTTGTTCTAGGTCTAGAGTCGTTATTATGAAATTTCTGTGGTTGTTTGATCCATGATGCAATAGACAAAGACAACATTGATAATAAAGTGAAATCTAATACTTTGACATGCTATGCTACGATGTCCAATTGATGTCATGAGTCGGCTAAACTTTTTGTGTTTTATGGCGATCTATTTTTGCAGTACGAAGCCTGGTCCGAGAGCTGATATCCggctttttaaaaaactttggTACGGAAGACATTCTTGATGAAATTCATTTCCGCACATGAATGTGTACTGTCTTTAATATGGACTCTTTCAATTGCAGTTCCAGATATATATGACAAAAAGTTGACGCATCATGAAGCCCTAAAAACTCTCAGGTGCATTTGTAAGGAGATTATTAAACTGAGTGAGTCACAACTTAATGATATCGGTATGGATGTAATAATCCACGACGTCATTCAGCATGGGATCTTGGAGTTCATTGTCGAAGTAACCAAGCAAGATCCTTCAGTCATATGGAGGAAGAAAGATTCAATGATATGGAGAAAATATGTTAAAGGTAGAACAATCTTTTCACTTGCAATTGTGCTGCGCCAAGAAAAAATTTTTAGCCTTATACATGGACTGGGAATAATGAAGAGCATTATGGCATGTGAGCGCGATGTATTTTTAAACAACTTTTTGCATCTAGCTGCAAAGTTGTCTCCTCCTTCTCAACTTGAACGCGTCTCTGGTGCAGCCCTACAAATGCAAAGGGAACTACAATGGTTTAAGGTAATTGCTATCTATATTTTCATTCATCTAATATTTAACGAGTTAACGAAATGTACTCTTCCTAGTCATAGCCTTACCAAATTTGCTTTATGGGATTATCATAGGAGGTGGAGAGTCTGGTGCAACCCAAGTGCAAAGAAGAAGTCAATAAAGCCAACAAAACACCTAGTGCTCTGTTTACCGAGGAACACAAAGAGTTGGCAAACGAGGGAGAAAGGTGGATGAGGAACACTGCGGCATCATGCTTGGTTGTCG
Proteins encoded in this window:
- the LOC131303289 gene encoding uncharacterized protein LOC131303289 isoform X1 is translated as MGTMSGPSPGILPEKLTEDNYEYWKVCVRRYLIGLGLWDVVSGTKAQPPKDADDYEDWERKNALALVVIQQSYGKQVYYNFRNSITAKDAWDSWEPMTQQQGEPSQFTRPDDNEGTLEANEDTDFLCDAAIYKAVESGNRKTTIHLLKQKPNAVGQKISANGDTALHVAILAGHIQIAEELVKSMSAEELEMTNKYGDTALSLAAISGVTKLAKLIVPKNPKLVTRRTDQSADGHVPIIVASLYGHKEMVHYLYRETHNIGELSSEDGATLLNCLITADMYDVASHLLEQNPQLGLTKDHYGNYTLRILAKKPSAFPSGCKLVYWKRWIYSSISVNSLQRVLKHGGGPFHGPTDEENPTRPRHELNARGNIIDKGMLIFSPALCVRACMFLYLVPFVHVKMHVSFKVMQAR
- the LOC131303289 gene encoding uncharacterized protein LOC131303289 isoform X2, whose translation is MGTMSGPSPGILPEKLTEDNYEYWKVCVRRYLIGLGLWDVVSGTKAQPPKDADDYEDWERKNALALVVIQQSYGKQKPNAVGQKISANGDTALHVAILAGHIQIAEELVKSMSAEELEMTNKYGDTALSLAAISGVTKLAKLIVPKNPKLVTRRTDQSADGHVPIIVASLYGHKEMVHYLYRETHNIGELSSEDGATLLNCLITADMYDVASHLLEQNPQLGLTKDHYGNYTLRILAKKPSAFPSGCKLVYWKRWIYSSISVNSLQRVLKHGGGPFHGPTDEENPTRPRHELNARGNIIDKGMLIFSPALCVRACMFLYLVPFVHVKMHVSFKVMQAR